From Parcubacteria group bacterium:
GTGGAGCATCCGATTTGCATCTGGTGGTTGGGCGTTATCCGACGTATCGGATCGATGGGCGGCTTTATCCGCTCAACCAAGATACAATTCTCACTCCTAGCGCGACTAAAGAAATTTGTGAGGTCGTTCTGGATGAAGAAAAGAGGAAAATTTTAGAAAAAGATGGGCAAGTCGATCTTTCCTATAATTTTGAGGATAAGGTACGTTTTCGGGTCAATGCTTTTATCCAGCAGGGCTATACTAGTATTGCTTTTCGGCTTATTCCCAGAGAAATCAGAACGCTGGAAGAATTGGGCGTGCCAGAAATGCTGTATGATTTTACGACAGTGTCTCAGGGGTTATTCTTGATGGTTGGGCCAGTGGGGCATGGAAAATCAACTACTCTGGCGGCAATGCTCGATCACATCAATCACAACCAAGAAAGGCACATTCTCACAATTGAAGATCCGATCGAATATATCTATGAACAGGATCGCTCAATTATCAACCAGCGGGAAGTTTTCCAAGACACGGATTCTTTTCAGGGAGCGCTTAAGGCGGTTTTTCGCGAGGATGCTAATGTGGTGCTTATTGGTGAATTGCGGGACTTGGATACGATTGCTACCGCAATGACGGCAGCGGAAACAGGGCATCTGATCTTTGCTACCTTGCACACCAACGATGCTCCGCAGACGATTGATCGGATCGTGGATGTTTTTCCGGCTCACCAGCAAAATCAGGTACGTTCGCAATTGGCCAATGTGCTTTTGGCTGTAGTTTCTCAGCGACTGATGACGCGTGTGGACAAGGGACGGGTTCCGGCGATCGAGATAATGATTAAGAATCATGCCGTGGAGAATTTGATCCGGGAGAATAAAAGCTATCAGATCGGCAATGTTATTGAGACCAGTTCGCAAGAAGGTATGGTCACGATGGATAAGTCTCTGGCTGATCTGGTGCGCAGGGGCCTAGTTTCTCTGGAGGTCGCCACATCTTATGCGCGTGATCAGAAAAATTTTGAAACACTATTAAAATATTAGTCCATTTTTAGAATTAGTGGTATAATAAAAATATGAAATTTAAATTCAAAGCCAAAACAAAAACAGGAGAAACTAGTGAAGGTGTGGTGAACGCAATGAATAAAGACGCCGCCGCCGCTATTTTGCAAAAAAACGAACTCTTTCCGATCAATATTCAGGAAGAGAGTGAGAATGAGTTGATGAAAACTATCAATAAATATTATGACAAGGTGACGGATAAGGACTTGGTAGTTTTTTTTCGCCAACTGGCAATTCTCATCGAGGCACGCGTTCCGATTGTGACGGCTCTCACTGCTATCAGCGAGCAGACGAGCGGTAATTTTTTGAAAATTATCTTGTCCGAGGCAATCAAGGACATCGAAGATGGCGTGACTCTCTCCGACGCTTTTGCTAAGCATATGGATGTCTTTTCCACCCTATCCATCAATATCATCAAAGCAGGAGAGGCTTCAGGTAATTTGAAAAAATCTGTCGAATATGTAGCGGATAATATTGAACGGAACTATGAATTGACCAGCAAGGTTAAGTCGGCCATGATGTATCCAGCTATTGTTTTGGTGGTGTTTTTTGTGATCGGTTTTTTGGTGATCACGCTCATTATTCCAAAGCTAACAGTGATGATTAAAGATCTGAACGCGGAAGTGCCATGGTATACAAATCTGCTTATCAATATCGGTGATTTTATGGCAGTTTATTGGTGGGCAGTCTTGGTGATTATTTCTGGGATAGTTGCCGGCATCGTTTATTACATGAGCACGGTTGATGGCAGGAGAGAGTGGGATCAGATTAAATTAAAATTACCGATCGTGGGCGTGATGTTCCGCTATATATATATCACCAGGTTTTCTGAAAATTTGCAGGTTCTTTTAGCAGGAGGGATTCCTATCATTAAGGCGCTTACAATCGTGAGTGCTGTTATTGGCAATACCGTCTATGAGGAATTGTATCTGCGGACAGCGGAAAATGTGAAAAGAGGACAGAATATGAGCGATATCTTAACTCGGAGTCCGCTTATTCCGCCAATGGTTTCGCATATGATAAAAATCGGAGAAGAATCAGGACAAATTGATTCCGTGCTCGGACATATTACCAAGTTCTATGGGCAAGAGGTGGAGCTGATGGCCAAAAATATGTCTACGCTGATTGAGCCGATCTTGATGATCCTGATCGGTCTTGGTGTTGGCCTTATGGCGGTCGGAGTTTTGATGCCAATCTATAATATTGCCGGTCAGATTAAATAAAAGCAAGAAGTGTGATATGATATCAAAAGGAAAAAACATAGGGCAGGCGCAATCAATGCTTAATGATAAGAACTATGGTTTCACACTGATTGAGCTTCTGGTTGTGATTGCGATTATCGGAATTTTAGCCTCCATTGTGTTGGTCAGCTTGAACAGTGCCAGAGCTAAGGCGAAACAAGCTGAGTTTAAATCTGGAGTATCAAGTTTGAAATCTGCCTATCTCAGTGAGTGTAGTGATTCACTCGGAACAACAACTGCCGTGACTCCACCACCTTCTGTTCAATCCCCGGCCTTTACGGATGAAGAGTGCGATGGAGATGGTGGGTTTTTGGATGCTATTAAGGTGACTCCGACTGATATTAGTGGTGTTCCAGCTACGTGCAAGGGAGCGACGATTACTGTTGAAGGTGCTGATTTCACTAGCGATCCTGATTATTCCTGTCCCTAAAAAAGATTATTGACTGATTTAATATAGGAATAATCTTGCCAGATCCGGCGCAGCCGGTATCCGCCTAAAACGGAATTTGGCAGGAAAAATAAACACTTGGCAAAATCTCGAGTACTCGAGATGGCGCGAGGTAAACTAGAAGGAGAGGTGAAAAAAATGAATACAAATAAAAAAGGTTTTACATTGATCGAACTTTTGATCGTTATCGCGATCATCGGTATTTTGGCTTCAATCGTGTTGGTCAGCTTGAACTCAGCTAGAAATAAAGCTAACGCTGCAGCTATGAAATCATCGCTGTCATCATTAGCCTCAGGAGTGACATTGTGTTGCGATACAACTACCAACACGCTCTACGCAGGCGCTGGAGGCGCAGGTACTGATTTGTGTGTAGGTACTGCTATCGGATCTGCTATGCCAGATACTCTTGATTTGAAGTTGGGTGCCTCAGGTACCGTAGCCTATACAGCACCAGCTGCTGGAAATTGTAATACAGCGACACCTTATATGGTAGCTACTGTTGATAATAGAAATAACACTGCTTGCTCAGGAACCTATTACATTTCTCCAAGTGGAATCAGGAATGGTGGTGTTTATCCTGGAACGAATAATGGTTTTCCATCAGGATGCTAAGCTGATTGAAATTTTCTTTGCTTGCCAATCTGCATATGCATTGGTTGGCGATAAGATCAAAGAGGGTAAGTTTTGCGACTTGCCCTTTTGGTTTTTTTGGCGAAGTAAGCTGTTGTATTTATTCTAAGCCGATGATATAATAAAAACATAAAGACAAGTCTTAATCTCCGATTCTCTAAAATATACTTATTATGCTTATCATCTTTTTTCTTTTTGGATTGATCATCGGCAGTTTTCTCAATGTGGTAGTCTATCGCATCAGGACGGCCGAAACGATTTTGGGGCGGTCGCATTGCGCGCATTGTAAGAAAATGATTCATTGGTATGATAATATTCCGCTAATCAGTTTTGTACTTCTAAAATTCAAGTGTCGAGAATGCGGGGAAAGAATTTCTTGGCAGTATCCACTAGTAGAATTTTTTACCGGCATTGCGTTTATGCTTTTGGGTGGAAAGTTTTTTGTCTTAACTGATTCGGCTACTTGGTTTTTTACTTTCTATTATCTCACAATTGTCTCCGCGTTGATCGTTATCCTTATTTATGATTTGCTTTATTTGGAAATTCCCAGTATCGTGCTTTGGACAACGGTCGGTTTTGCTATTTTTTGCAACCTCTTGATTGATTTTCAAATGGCGAATTTTAATGGCAGTATCCTGAATAATTTGACTTATTCCGGTACGTTGGCTGCTTTTGTGGCGTTCATATCCTTTTTCCTGCTATCTTCTCTTTCCAGGGAAAAGTTTATGGGAATGGGCGATGCTTTTTTGGTCATTCTTATCGGATTGGTTTTGGGCTGGCCCAAAATTCTCTTGGGGCTGTTTTTGGCTTTTGCAATTGGGGCGATTTGTGGTATAGTTTTAGTGAGCCTGAAGAAGAAAAAAATGGGCAGTCAGATTCCTTTCGCTCCATTTTTGGCCGTGGGAGCAATCATTTCGATGCTTTATTACACACCTATCGTTAGTTGGTATTTGAAATTTTTCTAAATGATGCAAGATAAACTAAAAATAAACAGAAAAAAGAGGCAGAAAGGTTTCACTTTTGTTGAGGTGATAATTGTGATTGGTATTGTTGGAATCATGCTTTCAATCGGGTTTGTTTCTTTGCGGCCAGCTCAGGATTTAGCTAAACTCAAGGCGGCACAGTCGGAAGTGGCGGCGGACATCAAGCAAGCGCAGAGTAACGCCTTGCAGGGGAAAATGACAGGAGGATCCGTGCCGAAATATTATGGAGTGCGCTTTAATGCTGATGGGAAAACCTACTATCTCTGCTACAGTAATATTCTAACTAGTTGCAATAATATTATTTATACGCAAAAGTTAAAAGACGGGGTCGCTTCTAATGCTGGCGGAAAAATGATGATGTTTGATGTTCCGAACGGAAATTATAAGTCTGCTGCTTTAGTAATAACCTTTACTCTTAATACAAAAACAAAAACTGTGACAATTGGAGCAAATGGATCAATTGCGCAAAATTAAGTTGAAAAAATGTTGAAAAAAAACAAGAAGCACAATTATGCCGGTTTTTCTTTCATGGAAGTGATGCTTTCAGTGGCAGTCCTGTCGATCGGTGTCATGGGTGTTTTGCCGCTTTTTACTTCCGCACTGAGACAGTCGCTTGACAGTCGCGATCAGATTATTGGAGCTATGCTTGCGCAAGAGGGAGTAGAATTGGTACAAAATCTTCGGGATAATAACTTTAAAAATAGAGTAGATGCATTTTCTGGGGCATTTCCTGCTGATGATACCGTTAATTGTCGGATTGATTTTCAGTCTGCATTAGACTGCTCATCGACATTGTTTAGACTTTATGCTGATAATGTGACAAATTTCTATAAACATTCAACAACTTCCGCAACAATTACAAAATTTCGAAGAAGAGTAAATATAGACTACTCGCTAATTGACGGTTCTGATTCAGATGCTGAAAATGCCGCAAAAGCCAAGGTCTATGTCACTGCGGGTTGGGGGGCCGCTGGACTGCCCAGTTCTCCTAATTCTAGCAATTGCAATACCAATAATAAATGCGCTTTTGCTATTGTAACGTTAACAAAATGGTAAAAAAACTAAAAAAGGGCAGGAAAAATTATTATGGTTTTTCAATGTTGGAAGTAATGATTTCCGTTTCTATTTTTACCGTGGTGATTTTTGCTGTGACTGCTACTTATGCGAGAACTTTTAGCGCTGGCCAGAAAAGTCGCATCGTGCAGCGTAATATGGAAGCAAGTCGCACAGCTATGGAAGCTATGGCTAAAAATATGCGGATGAGTACTAAATTAATGGTGGATGCGACCAAAAAGACAGTAATAATGTTTAATAATTCTCAAGCCACATGCATCAGATATAGCTTTACTGGAGGGAGCCTGACAAGTCTTTTTTATCCTTCAGATCCAGCCTACTCGCCAGGTGATTTGGAATATCCCGATTGTAGTACGGCCAGCGGGACTCCGACTGAGCTAATTTCTGCGGATGTGGATGGAATTTTTGAGGTTACGCCGACTTCGGCTACTCCCAAAGTCGTAGGCAAGGCAACTGTCCTACTCAATATTGGCAATGGTGTGGATGCCCAGCATATCCAAACCAGTATTTCTTTCCGAGATTTTGACTACGAATAGCTATCTATGTTTGCTAGTCTCCACGCTGGATATTGTGATAAGAGTGAAATAATTAATTTAAATTTTTCAAAGGAGTCCCGGTCTTTTTTTAGGGCCAGAACTTCAAAATAAAAAGATGCCAACAAAAAAGTTTAAAGCTTCTATCTTGGTAGTTACGATGATGATTTTGGGTATCATGCTTGTAACTGCGCTATCTGTTTCCTTGGTTTCCATCAAAGATCGCCAAGCTTCCATGGGGGAGAGTAAGTCTACCCAGGCCTTCCAAAACGCCCAGAGTGGAGTGGAGCTGGTGATGCGACAAATCACCGAAGGAGGGCATAGCACAGTGGGTGATATCTGCGGTACAGCTGCTTTTATGGATACCGCTGGTGTGGGTTATGATATAGTATTAAAAAAAGAGGATGACTCAGACCTGAGTTGCACAACTGATGCACTCAGTCCAATATCTGAAATAGCTTCTATTAAATCAATCGGCACCGGCTCCGGAGATCAACGCGCGATTGAGGCGGCAGTGGCGGCAACCAGTCTGACGTGGACAAATCTACCGCTTGAAACGGCAGCCGGATGGGTTAATTATAATACTGGACACCAAGTAGCTCAATATGCGATAGATAGCAGTACCGGGCTGGTGTATTTGCGCGGATTGGTTGTGCATAAAACTGGTGCTAGTGTTACAGCGGCCACTGGCGTTTTTGCTACAATTCCAACATCTAATTGTCGTCCTTTAAAAAGACTAACGTTTCCTGCTTGGGCGAGTATTGGTGGAGCCTATACAGCGGGAAGGATAGACATTTTACCGAATGGCAATTTACGCCAAGAAGCTGCTAATAATGGATTTGCAACTCTTGACGGGATAGTTTTTTCTACCGACTAAATTTGCTTTGTGGCTCCGGAGGTAGGCGCCTCCGGAGCTTTTTTTTGTGTGCTATAATTAAATATATGAATAAATCCGAC
This genomic window contains:
- a CDS encoding PilT/PilU family type 4a pilus ATPase: MLRTEQKVKNLLRIAAQRGASDLHLVVGRYPTYRIDGRLYPLNQDTILTPSATKEICEVVLDEEKRKILEKDGQVDLSYNFEDKVRFRVNAFIQQGYTSIAFRLIPREIRTLEELGVPEMLYDFTTVSQGLFLMVGPVGHGKSTTLAAMLDHINHNQERHILTIEDPIEYIYEQDRSIINQREVFQDTDSFQGALKAVFREDANVVLIGELRDLDTIATAMTAAETGHLIFATLHTNDAPQTIDRIVDVFPAHQQNQVRSQLANVLLAVVSQRLMTRVDKGRVPAIEIMIKNHAVENLIRENKSYQIGNVIETSSQEGMVTMDKSLADLVRRGLVSLEVATSYARDQKNFETLLKY
- a CDS encoding type II secretion system F family protein, coding for MKFKFKAKTKTGETSEGVVNAMNKDAAAAILQKNELFPINIQEESENELMKTINKYYDKVTDKDLVVFFRQLAILIEARVPIVTALTAISEQTSGNFLKIILSEAIKDIEDGVTLSDAFAKHMDVFSTLSINIIKAGEASGNLKKSVEYVADNIERNYELTSKVKSAMMYPAIVLVVFFVIGFLVITLIIPKLTVMIKDLNAEVPWYTNLLINIGDFMAVYWWAVLVIISGIVAGIVYYMSTVDGRREWDQIKLKLPIVGVMFRYIYITRFSENLQVLLAGGIPIIKALTIVSAVIGNTVYEELYLRTAENVKRGQNMSDILTRSPLIPPMVSHMIKIGEESGQIDSVLGHITKFYGQEVELMAKNMSTLIEPILMILIGLGVGLMAVGVLMPIYNIAGQIK
- a CDS encoding type II secretion system protein, which codes for MISKGKNIGQAQSMLNDKNYGFTLIELLVVIAIIGILASIVLVSLNSARAKAKQAEFKSGVSSLKSAYLSECSDSLGTTTAVTPPPSVQSPAFTDEECDGDGGFLDAIKVTPTDISGVPATCKGATITVEGADFTSDPDYSCP
- a CDS encoding type II secretion system protein, which translates into the protein MNTNKKGFTLIELLIVIAIIGILASIVLVSLNSARNKANAAAMKSSLSSLASGVTLCCDTTTNTLYAGAGGAGTDLCVGTAIGSAMPDTLDLKLGASGTVAYTAPAAGNCNTATPYMVATVDNRNNTACSGTYYISPSGIRNGGVYPGTNNGFPSGC
- a CDS encoding prepilin peptidase, with translation MLIIFFLFGLIIGSFLNVVVYRIRTAETILGRSHCAHCKKMIHWYDNIPLISFVLLKFKCRECGERISWQYPLVEFFTGIAFMLLGGKFFVLTDSATWFFTFYYLTIVSALIVILIYDLLYLEIPSIVLWTTVGFAIFCNLLIDFQMANFNGSILNNLTYSGTLAAFVAFISFFLLSSLSREKFMGMGDAFLVILIGLVLGWPKILLGLFLAFAIGAICGIVLVSLKKKKMGSQIPFAPFLAVGAIISMLYYTPIVSWYLKFF
- a CDS encoding prepilin-type N-terminal cleavage/methylation domain-containing protein; its protein translation is MQDKLKINRKKRQKGFTFVEVIIVIGIVGIMLSIGFVSLRPAQDLAKLKAAQSEVAADIKQAQSNALQGKMTGGSVPKYYGVRFNADGKTYYLCYSNILTSCNNIIYTQKLKDGVASNAGGKMMMFDVPNGNYKSAALVITFTLNTKTKTVTIGANGSIAQN
- a CDS encoding prepilin-type N-terminal cleavage/methylation domain-containing protein translates to MLKKNKKHNYAGFSFMEVMLSVAVLSIGVMGVLPLFTSALRQSLDSRDQIIGAMLAQEGVELVQNLRDNNFKNRVDAFSGAFPADDTVNCRIDFQSALDCSSTLFRLYADNVTNFYKHSTTSATITKFRRRVNIDYSLIDGSDSDAENAAKAKVYVTAGWGAAGLPSSPNSSNCNTNNKCAFAIVTLTKW
- a CDS encoding prepilin-type N-terminal cleavage/methylation domain-containing protein codes for the protein MVKKLKKGRKNYYGFSMLEVMISVSIFTVVIFAVTATYARTFSAGQKSRIVQRNMEASRTAMEAMAKNMRMSTKLMVDATKKTVIMFNNSQATCIRYSFTGGSLTSLFYPSDPAYSPGDLEYPDCSTASGTPTELISADVDGIFEVTPTSATPKVVGKATVLLNIGNGVDAQHIQTSISFRDFDYE